Within Alosa alosa isolate M-15738 ecotype Scorff River unplaced genomic scaffold, AALO_Geno_1.1 AALO_1.0_unplaced_692, whole genome shotgun sequence, the genomic segment TGTGTATGATAATGAGGTTCCAATTTTTTGCCCTCACAGAGCTGAAGGTGACTCTTTTAGGGGAACACAGTTTGGATTAATACTGGGCTCTGGTGGTGgcctctgtgtctgtggtgtgtgttgccATAGCTCTGCTCGTCAGGAGAAAAAGAGATCAATGAAACAACAGGTACGAGTCTTTGTCCCTCATCATCATGTGACATTCACCTAACGTGACATTCTAACAGCTGGGAGTGCCACTGCAGCGTTTCCGTTCGTGGAGCGTAAAGTAGGTTCAGAAGATTAGTCCTAACtttccaattgtgtgcagtgctCTCACTTCTGATGTAACCAGCTCTAGAAGTCAGCCCATTGCTCGACTGGCTGCCAGCCATTTTCACTGCAAAAACCCCATACTGcagagtgttttacagcatTTTGACTGATTTTCCAAGACCATTGGCAGTGGAATATATGTTGATTTCACGAAAACACCTGTTTTTGACCAAAATGGAGAAATCAAGCTTTTTCGTGAAAAGAAATGTTTTTGCTTGTTTCTTGTATTTTGTGCTACTCTCTGATTGGCCTCTTTTGTGCTACTCTCTCTGATTGTTTTTTGACTTTACATTGCACCTCTCTCCCTGGTTTGGGTTGTTTTCAATGATCGCGACACTACTCGgcgttggcgtgtgtgtgtgtgtgtgtatgtcgcgACTCTGTTCGAAAGTGTTAGCTATAGGTGTAGCTGCCTGCAGTTCATGAACTTTTTCCTTACGTCTCACCGCCGCTATATTCTCTTTGCTTCATCGTAGCATTCAAAGCTTGATTAGCTGTATCTCTACGCTCTGGCTTCAGCCATTCTTCTTGTTTATTGGCGGATTACAGCCAACTACAtctgattagaccattagcttctcacctgctagcatcacgtttgaAAGTGGCGTTTGAAAGATTTCTGggaattttcctatttaaaacttgtttcctcaagttagaaagtgtaataagaccaacggaaaatgaaacgtggcgatttttctaggctgatttgacatggaactatactctcattccgtTTTAATAATCAaggacagtgtttcccatacattgactaatctgtggcggggcaccacgaaataaaaatcggccgccacagatgaatattctatgtttaatttaatttaatttaaattcaatataaggtcaaatccttgcattgccattgagctggcGCTTTTACACCGCCAGCCCTTTCCTAGGggcgtctggctaaattgctattaaatccgctaaGCATCGGGACCATGCTgccaaatttgttcaaaactgctgcattgaagtgaactctgctaaggtcttatcacaacataataggctacattgaagagactaaactaagttaagttatgaaacagggctctcaagttttgaagtttgcaaggagtgagactttaggcatgttcgacttgaggcagatctgtgcagatctgacttgatgtgatgcatgctgggttgaacacaatgcatactgggatggacgcaatgcttgctggttagaaattctgtccgacttctgtcagccggggagggacttaccaccgtgacaccatgtcacatgaccttaaaatatcgcgggagtcttagcctgcagtcagatcttgcagttgccttccacaaGCTGCACGAGCTAaatgaagatcacgtttacgtagaaagccagaccaagtcagactcagtccaagtcgaacacgccttttgtttctcaggggggagggggcgtggcattggcacagtgccgccccctccccccgatcgaagtacatgaaagtcccacgtctgcttgaactactcgtggtgccacaccccctccccccgatcaacagacccaccctccccatgtcccatcagagagcacaaattccattatttcaaacacactgttttatttcttctagaaccctatagtaaataataataaataataataacataaattataataataatttcacccaaatgggccctttgaacatcagtggctcattctgctcgatctaaacaaaaaaatgagaaaaagcacatttagccccaaaatggtctcttgaacagtggtggttctgtccgtgtctgtgtgtgtttatgagtgatgttgtgtgttgtaagcgtttgtggcagattttgatgccttgatgactgatactgggggctcccatttaaagcactgtggttcaatgtcagccattttcacagtcatgaggccatccttaaaaaatattcttgtttgcagtaacagccaaaaaaaaaaaaaaaatgggtggtaggtaggtcaatatttttttttcaagatttaaaaaaaaaaaaaaaagtacaattttggtcatggtgatcaATGTGagggtatgaatttaaacaaatgtgcatattgtggcgtaactgactgggtcctcaacccatgccttcaggcgcatcactgcaaacctcaatctgatgcaggttatgtaaaccagcctttctcaaacttctttgacctgaggcccagtcatggcagacgttggggtcatagggctcatctacatgtacccaaccccactcccttcAAATcaatcacaatcattattatgcctatattgttatacatgcactttcacttaaatgttttgtgacatgcacatcagaggactgctttactaatgtaagatataattaaagagtgatactagagtggtaagaagtcctagtgaatgcttgataagtagactataatacagtaaataaacaaataaataaataataaataattaggctaagtGAAATTTTCGGCGCGCATTATAACTCTATATCATAGTACCACCAAGAAATAAACACTACTTTCACCCCTGAACCACTGTGAAGGAACGAATTGGTGAACAACTGGCAAGGTGTGTGAACAACTGTGAAAAAAAGAATTGGTGAACAACTGTCAAGGAAAGAATTGGTTTAGTGAGAAAATAGTGTTGTGATTCACATGGCAAAATGTGTCACCCACATATTTTCTTCATGTATTCTGAGGTTAATCCTTGTTTTGGGTTCCACAACCAATATGTTATTCATTAGTCATAACATTGAGTAAATGTGCCAAGAGGCCAGGTcttatgggagtgtgtgtatgtgtctagtTGTGTTAGTGGGTTGAAAGTAGACAGTGGGTTGCTCTTGCTGTTTGTTAGTGTGACCTTGACTAGGCAGAAGGACAGACGCTGGCTACAATGTGTGTAAAATGGACGTGTTGTTTTCTCTTTGCCGTCCTCCTCACAGGTACAGACGCTCATGAgatgcttattattattattattattattattgttattattattgttattgttgtgtcGTCGACTTTATTTTACATAAAGGCGATTTACATTATACGGTTTAACAAGTTGAAAGAAGTTGCATCGTTCTTAATTGGACAGAATACAATACCCTGGTAAAACTTATTCCTTATCTGTGACTTGCCTAATAAGTATCATatttaaaagtgtttttttttgtctctacAGTATCGACGTGTGAGGTGTTGAAGGTGCGAGAGGGAGAATCAGTCACCCTGAACATAAGGGGGCATGTGGACAAGAACAACTTAATAGCATTTGAGTGGTCTGTTAACAACATGACTATTGCAGACTACAGGAATAGAACAATTTATATTGATCCACATTTTAAAGGCAGAGTAGAGTTTGACGAGGACACCTTCTCTCTGGGGCTGGGGAATCTGATGAAGAATGACTCTGGTCACTACACTGCAGTGAGGAATGTTTATGGTAAACCAAAAGAGATGGTGGCTGATTACAGCATTTCTGTCCTGGGTGAGTCAAAAGCTGTCATAGTAGCAATATTGTTATTTTTGACATGGTTAGAGCATTAGAGGAGAGTATGAATATGACTACTtggttgcctgtgtgtgtgtgtgtgtgtgtgtgtgtgtgtgtgtgtgtgtagtatgtgtgtgtgtgtgtgtgtgtgtgtgtgtgtgtgtgtgtgtgtgtgtgtgtgtgcacagtttgTCACTCTTGCCCTGATGAAGGCCTAGATGGTGGCCAAAACATGTTGGTAACATGGGAAACATGTTGGTTTCAGTAACTAGCATATTTCATAAAGCGGTTTTATTCCTAAAATGAGTGCCTTGGCGTCCCGCATGTTTTTTGAGAGTATGAATATGTATACTTAGTTGCCTTttgattgtgtgcgtgtgtgtgtgtgtgtgtgtgtgtgtgtgtgtacagagcatGCAGCAGCCCCGACTCTGACTGTGGTGTCTAACTGGTCCAGCAGTGATTCCTGTAATGTGACTCTAAACTGCACAGGACTCAACGTGTCTCTGATCTCCAGCTGTGACGGCACCTTTTGCTCTCAGGAGGGAAGAAACAgattcctctccatctctctcaatcATGCCACCGTCTCCTGTAACCATAGCAACCCTGTTAGCTGGAATCAGACCTTAATTGAGCTTGAGCCTCTCTGCCAACTGTCCAGAAGTATAGAGATTTGAGCATATCATATGAACACATATGAGCCATATATATTATGTTCAACTGGTAAACcatatttatgtgtgttctCTGTAGAAAGACAGACACGGAGGTGGACAATAGAAGTCATTTTTGGAATTgtagcttgtgtaggcctaatcaGTGCTGTGATGATTGTAGCTGCTATTTATTGGTGGCACAAGAGCAGAGGTAAGCCTTTAAGTCTTTCTATAACTCATGAGTCTATATCATACACTTTCACTTCATATTATAACTATCATAACACATAATGACATACTGACCGATTTTTCTACTTTACTTTTCTGCTGGAACACAATCAGACCACAATATTCAGGTAGGTCACACATGTTCTGCATTATAGCTATATTTAAATATTCAATATTGAAGCAATTCGCATGAAGCAGTTCTGTAATATGTGGAACTACagttgttatgttttttttttttttggtttactGAATATATCATAAAGCAACCCTGCTAGTAGACATTGTTATAGATCACCAATAATCAAATATGATGATGTATGTTATGCTCAATATCAAAGTAGTACAATTGTTGTAATTGTAAGTTGCCAAGTACAGTATAAAAGGTAAAAAAGTTGTGGATCATGATATGAACTGACCCCTCACAGATTGGCTGTTTTACAGGTAAGTTCAGATCCACAAAATGTTCTTTATCTTTGTGCTCTAATGGCACCAGAgcagacagtaggcctacatcattaTTATCTTCTTCAGAACAGACTTAATCTAGGTAAACGGTGCAGAATTTCCTACATGCAGCAGTCTTCACTTCTTTTAATTCTGTCTTC encodes:
- the LOC125290561 gene encoding uncharacterized protein LOC125290561 gives rise to the protein MCVKWTCCFLFAVLLTVSTCEVLKVREGESVTLNIRGHVDKNNLIAFEWSVNNMTIADYRNRTIYIDPHFKGRVEFDEDTFSLGLGNLMKNDSGHYTAVRNVYGKPKEMVADYSISVLEHAAAPTLTVVSNWSSSDSCNVTLNCTGLNVSLISSCDGTFCSQEGRNRFLSISLNHATVSCNHSNPVSWNQTLIELEPLCQLSRKRQTRRWTIEVIFGIVACVGLISAVMIVAAIYWWHKSRDHNIQIGCFTGGIALCYCNVSTCATVKERASQLTHSSNHLCYCQVPVPRSRRKPVSITTALEKREMSSPVLHTMTSKLH